One genomic window of Mustela erminea isolate mMusErm1 chromosome 13, mMusErm1.Pri, whole genome shotgun sequence includes the following:
- the TMEM119 gene encoding transmembrane protein 119 isoform X2, with amino-acid sequence MVSAAVPRLVVSLLLLLRALPMVAYSATLQAAYLEDTGGSGEAEGSSASSPSLPPPRTPALSPTSLGPPPTPLEGPKPPTNFLDGIVDFFRQYVMLIAVVGSLVFLLMFIVCAALITRQKHKASAYYPSSFPKKKYVDQSDRAGGPRAFSEVPDRAPDGRPEEALDSSQQLQADILAATQNLKSPARAALGGGDGARMESESEGEESGGREADQEAQGRGSPAAEEKPKPEGQEEPSPVVEEGVWEAGQGQVTE; translated from the coding sequence ATGGTGTCGGCGGCAGTGCCCAGGCTGGTGGTCTCTCTGTTGCTGCTCCTCAGGGCGCTGCCCATGGTGGCCTACTCTGCAACCCTGCAGGCCGCCTATCTGGAGGACACAGGGGGCAGCGGGGAGGCCGAGGGCTCGTCGGCCTCGTCCCCGAGCCTCCCACCGCCCCGGACGCCGGCCCTCAGCCCCACGTCGCTGGGGCCCCCGCCCACGCCCCTGGAAGGCCCCAAGCCCCCCACCAACTTCCTGGACGGCATCGTGGACTTCTTCCGCCAGTATGTGATGCTCATCGCCGTGGTGGGCTCCCTGGTGTTCCTGCTCATGTTCATTGTCTGCGCCGCGCTCATCACCCGCCAGAAGCACAAGGCTTCGGCCTACTACCCCTCGTCTTTTCCCAAGAAGAAGTATGTGGACCAGAGTGACCGGGCCGGCGGCCCGCGGGCCTTCAGTGAGGTCCCCGACCGGGCTCCCGATGGCCGGCCCGAGGAGGCTCTGGATTCATCCCAGCAGCTCCAGGCTGACATCCTCGCTGCCACCCAGAACCTCAAGTCCCCCGCCAGAGCGGCGCTGGGGGGCGGAGACGGAGCCCGGATGGAGAGCGAGTCCGAGGGAGAGGAGAGCGGAGGCCGGGAGGCGGACCAGGAGGCCCAGGGACGTGGGAGCCCCGCAGCAGAGGAGAAACCAAAAccgga
- the TMEM119 gene encoding transmembrane protein 119 isoform X3, translating to MVSAAVPRLVVSLLLLLRALPMVAYSATLQAAYLEDTGGSGEAEGSSASSPSLPPPRTPALSPTSLGPPPTPLEGPKPPTNFLDGIVDFFRQYVMLIAVVGSLVFLLMFIVCAALITRQKHKASAYYPSSFPKKKYVDQSDRAGGPRAFSEVPDRAPDGRPEEALDSSQQLQADILAATQNLKSPARAALGGGDGARMESESEGEESGGREADQEAQGRGSPAAEEKPKPEGQEEPSPVVEEGVWEAGQGQA from the coding sequence ATGGTGTCGGCGGCAGTGCCCAGGCTGGTGGTCTCTCTGTTGCTGCTCCTCAGGGCGCTGCCCATGGTGGCCTACTCTGCAACCCTGCAGGCCGCCTATCTGGAGGACACAGGGGGCAGCGGGGAGGCCGAGGGCTCGTCGGCCTCGTCCCCGAGCCTCCCACCGCCCCGGACGCCGGCCCTCAGCCCCACGTCGCTGGGGCCCCCGCCCACGCCCCTGGAAGGCCCCAAGCCCCCCACCAACTTCCTGGACGGCATCGTGGACTTCTTCCGCCAGTATGTGATGCTCATCGCCGTGGTGGGCTCCCTGGTGTTCCTGCTCATGTTCATTGTCTGCGCCGCGCTCATCACCCGCCAGAAGCACAAGGCTTCGGCCTACTACCCCTCGTCTTTTCCCAAGAAGAAGTATGTGGACCAGAGTGACCGGGCCGGCGGCCCGCGGGCCTTCAGTGAGGTCCCCGACCGGGCTCCCGATGGCCGGCCCGAGGAGGCTCTGGATTCATCCCAGCAGCTCCAGGCTGACATCCTCGCTGCCACCCAGAACCTCAAGTCCCCCGCCAGAGCGGCGCTGGGGGGCGGAGACGGAGCCCGGATGGAGAGCGAGTCCGAGGGAGAGGAGAGCGGAGGCCGGGAGGCGGACCAGGAGGCCCAGGGACGTGGGAGCCCCGCAGCAGAGGAGAAACCAAAAccgga